One segment of Odontesthes bonariensis isolate fOdoBon6 chromosome 1, fOdoBon6.hap1, whole genome shotgun sequence DNA contains the following:
- the htatip2 gene encoding oxidoreductase HTATIP2 yields the protein MKLLGAVLGKATAALTVGTVIIAVVLNYFDDPVPVKYTSMTEDTKTLEENFRQQNKSCFVLGASGETGKLLLQELLERSIFSKITLIGRRQLTFEGKAYENLIQEVVDFEKLDEHAAAFQGHDVGYCCLGTTRAKAGADGFVRVDHDYVLKSAELAKAGGCAQFHLESSRGADKNSKFLYLKVKGQVEADIEALGFDRFSIYRPGVLLVDRQESRPSEWLARKFFSAMSAVGSTAMSIPIQAVAKAMVSNTLLQPEQKAEILENSVIASLGKTAGK from the exons ATGAAACTACTCGGTGCCGTCCTGGGAAAAGCGACCGCAGCCTTAACTGTTGGAACTGTCATCATTGCAGTGGTGTTGAATTATTTTGACGATCCTGTTCCGGTGAAATATACGAG CATGACAGAAGACACGAAGACCCTGGAGGAAAACTTCAGGCAGCAGAACAAGAGCTGCTTTGTTCTTGGAGCTTCTGGAGAAACGGGTAAGCTGTTGCTTCAAGAGCTACTGGAGCGCAGCATCTTCTCCAAGATAACCCTCATAGGACGGAGGCAGCTGACCTTTGAAGGAAAAGCATATGAAAACCTG ATCCAAGAGGTGGTTGACTTCGAGAAGCTTGATGAACATGCAGCCGCATTCCAGGGCCATGATGTTGGCTACTGCTGTCTGGGAACAACCAGAGCAAAAGCAGGGGCT GATGGATTCGTCAGAGTTGATCATGATTACGTCCTAAAATCAGCTGAGCTCGCTAAGGCAGGAGGCTGCGCACAGTTTCACCTCGAGTCCTCCCGAGGAGCTGATAAAAACAGCAAATTCCTCTACCTAAAAGTCAAG GGACAAGTGGAAGCGGACATTGAGGCTCTGGGATTTGATAGATTCTCCATTTACAGACCAGG GGTTTTGTTAGTAGACAGACAGGAGAGTCGACCTAGTGAATGGCTAGCCAGGAAGTTCTTCAGCGCCATGTCTGCTGTGGGATCTACAGCCATGTCCATCCCAATCCAAGCGGTGGCAAAAGCGATGGTGTCCAACACTCTGCTCCAACCTGAGCAGAAGGCGGAGATCCTGGAGAACAGTGTTATAGCCAGCCTGGGGAAAACTGCAGGGAAATAA